A stretch of Arachis hypogaea cultivar Tifrunner chromosome 15, arahy.Tifrunner.gnm2.J5K5, whole genome shotgun sequence DNA encodes these proteins:
- the LOC112749611 gene encoding NAC domain-containing protein 7: MNAFSHVPPGFRFHPTDEELVDYYLRKKIASKRIDLDVIKDVDLYKIEPWDLQEICKIGSEDENEWYFFSHKDKKYPTGTRTNRATKAGFWKATGRDKAIYSSSSHCLVGMRKTLVFYKGRAPNGLKSNWIMHEYRLDSNQEDGWVVCRVFKKRMPTLRNVVDYDDQLPFMQGSPSTHYPCKHDLHQFQYNTHDAFLQLPHLESPNQVLSSPYAYAENNNNNNGTLQSYSSERIQQQLHLLYGSNIEQAVVVDQVTDWRVLDKFVASQLMSQDQDQASKETCSVADEQHVATTVLPNGSTKQDDYVSTSASSNCDIHLWN; encoded by the exons ATGAACGCATTTTCCCATGTTCCTCCTGGGTTTCGGTTCCATCCGACGGATGAAGAACTTGTTGATTACTACCTAAGGAAAAAGATAGCTTCGAAAAGGATTGATCTGGATGTGATAAAAGATGTGGATCTCTATAAGATTGAGCCATGGGATCTTCAAG AAATATGCAAAATAGGAAGCGAGGATGAAAATGAATGGTACTTCTTTAGCCATAAAGATAAGAAGTACCCAACAGGGACTCGCACCAATAGAGCTACAAAGGCAGGATTCTGGAAAGCCACGGGAAGAGACAAAGCCATATACTCAAGCTCAAGCCATTGCCTGGTTGGTATGAGAAAGACTCTTGTGTTCTACAAAGGACGAGCTCCCAATGGCCTCAAATCAAACTGGATCATGCACGAGTATCGTCTTGACTCCAATCAGGAAGATGGCTGGGTTGTGTGCAGAGTCTTCAAGAAACGGATGCCCACGCTACGCAACGTGGTAGACTATGATGATCAACTTCCCTTCATGCAAGGATCTCCATCCACTCACTATCCCTGCAAGCACGACCTTCATCAATTCCAATACAACACCCATGATGCTTTTCTCCAACTTCCACACCTTGAGAGCCCTAATCAAGTTTTGAGTTCACCCTATGCCTacgccgaaaacaacaacaacaataatggaacTTTGCAGTCCTATTCATCTGAACGCATTCAGCAACAACTTCACTTGCTTTATGGTAGCAATATTGAGCAAGCAGTAGTGGTGGACCAAGTCACGGATTGGAGAGTGCTTGACAAATTTGTTGCTTCTCAACTCATGAGTCAAGATCAAGATCAGGCTTCCAAGGAAACCTGCAGCGTGGCTGATGAACAACATGTTGCTACTACTGTGCTTCCAAATGGATCCACCAAGCAGGATGACTATGTTTCAACGTCTGCCTCCAGTAACTGCGATATTCACCTGTGGAATTGA